One Marinibacterium anthonyi genomic region harbors:
- a CDS encoding Acetyltransferase (GNAT) family protein — protein sequence MTPQRVIAAVDGTWPAARVFQTGAWTLREGQGGGQRVSAATALAKASAADLPVAEEAMREMGQRPLFMIRPCDQTLDALLEARGYAIHDPVRAWVCPPQTLMDQPVPRVTVFAIWEPLAMMREIWEAGGIGPGRQAVMDRAQGPKTALLGRWKEKPAAAAFVAIHDGVAMLHALEVLPHQRRQGMAQWMMRAAAFWAAENGADTLAVLCTQANGPANGLYASLSMKPVTEYHYRHKPEETASS from the coding sequence ATGACACCCCAGCGCGTGATCGCGGCGGTCGACGGCACCTGGCCGGCGGCACGGGTGTTTCAGACGGGCGCCTGGACCCTGCGCGAAGGCCAGGGCGGCGGACAGCGGGTGTCGGCCGCGACGGCGCTGGCCAAGGCATCGGCGGCGGATCTGCCGGTGGCCGAGGAGGCCATGCGCGAGATGGGCCAACGCCCGTTGTTCATGATCCGCCCCTGCGACCAGACGCTGGATGCGCTGCTGGAGGCGCGGGGCTATGCGATCCACGATCCGGTGCGGGCCTGGGTCTGTCCGCCGCAGACGCTGATGGACCAGCCGGTGCCGCGGGTCACGGTCTTTGCGATCTGGGAGCCGCTGGCGATGATGCGCGAGATCTGGGAAGCCGGGGGCATCGGGCCGGGCCGCCAGGCGGTGATGGACCGGGCGCAGGGACCCAAGACCGCGCTGCTGGGCCGCTGGAAGGAAAAACCCGCCGCCGCGGCCTTTGTCGCCATCCATGACGGGGTCGCCATGCTGCACGCGCTTGAGGTTCTGCCGCATCAGCGCCGCCAGGGCATGGCGCAATGGATGATGCGGGCGGCGGCGTTCTGGGCGGCCGAGAACGGGGCCGATACGCTGGCGGTGCTGTGCACCCAGGCGAACGGGCCGGCGAACGGGCTTTACGCATCGCTGTCCATGAAGCCGGTTACCGAATATCACTATCGGCATAAACCGGAGGAGACCGCATCATCATGA
- a CDS encoding putative peroxidase-related enzyme — translation MTDLPTALNLPALRPLPEPTQRYFDKCMDKLGMVPNVLKAHAFDISKLNAFTAMYNDLMLGQSRLSKLEREMIAVVVSSINRCWYCQVAHGAAVRDLSGDPKLGEYMVMNYRMAPLDDRQRAMLDFAAKVTTASATIEEDDREALRDVGFNDRDIWDIANVAAFFNMTNRVASATGMQPNDDYHSQAR, via the coding sequence ATGACCGACCTGCCCACCGCTCTGAACCTGCCCGCACTCAGGCCGCTGCCGGAACCGACCCAGCGCTATTTCGACAAGTGCATGGACAAGCTGGGCATGGTGCCCAACGTGCTGAAGGCGCATGCCTTCGACATCAGCAAGCTCAACGCCTTTACGGCGATGTACAACGACTTGATGCTGGGCCAGAGTCGGCTGAGCAAGCTGGAGCGCGAGATGATTGCCGTCGTGGTGTCGTCGATCAACCGCTGCTGGTATTGCCAGGTGGCCCATGGCGCGGCGGTGCGCGACTTGTCGGGCGATCCGAAGCTGGGCGAATACATGGTGATGAATTATCGCATGGCGCCGCTGGACGATCGCCAGCGGGCGATGCTGGATTTCGCCGCCAAGGTCACCACCGCCAGCGCCACGATCGAGGAGGACGATCGCGAGGCGCTGCGCGACGTGGGCTTCAACGACCGCGATATCTGGGACATCGCCAACGTGGCGGCCTTTTTCAACATGACCAACCGGGTTGCCTCGGCCACCGGAATGCAGCCGAACGACGACTACCACAGCCAGGCCCGATGA
- a CDS encoding Mannosyltransferase OCH1 has protein sequence MKYIVSRLVKILGALVKLLCTVHLWLFPGARFTIPAYAPALARRTSPRAVPRRVVQTNYTRDVSLAVYITWTFNRLMAWDHEFHYVDDEAARDWVDTHFPGEIADAFDRLQIGAAKADYWRVLVLMRDGGVYLDTDANFVWPPSSSIAADEQELFLRMRDGEITNYFLACAPANPFMTAIEREIRKNIQTGTQTNVYLLTGPTAMLPALADGGFTVKSYKTVCHQGQFMYEHLQYPDRDRKKWWREQDERSVLRKGPKTRLTPEAGQPRSDG, from the coding sequence GTGAAATACATTGTCAGCCGTCTGGTGAAGATCCTCGGCGCGCTCGTGAAGCTGCTGTGCACGGTGCACCTGTGGTTGTTTCCCGGGGCGCGGTTCACCATTCCGGCCTATGCGCCCGCCCTGGCGCGGCGCACATCGCCCCGCGCCGTGCCGCGCCGGGTGGTACAGACCAACTATACGCGCGACGTGTCTCTGGCGGTCTATATCACCTGGACCTTCAACCGGCTGATGGCCTGGGATCACGAGTTTCACTACGTGGACGACGAGGCCGCCCGCGACTGGGTCGATACGCATTTCCCGGGCGAGATCGCCGATGCCTTCGACCGCCTGCAGATCGGCGCGGCCAAGGCCGATTACTGGCGCGTGCTGGTCCTGATGCGCGACGGCGGGGTGTACCTGGACACGGATGCGAATTTCGTCTGGCCGCCGTCGTCATCGATCGCCGCGGACGAGCAGGAGCTGTTCCTGCGGATGCGCGACGGCGAGATCACCAATTACTTCCTGGCCTGCGCGCCGGCCAACCCGTTCATGACCGCGATCGAACGCGAGATCCGCAAGAATATCCAGACCGGGACGCAGACCAACGTCTACCTGCTGACCGGCCCCACCGCGATGCTGCCGGCCCTGGCCGATGGCGGGTTCACGGTGAAAAGCTACAAGACGGTCTGCCACCAGGGCCAGTTCATGTACGAACACCTGCAGTACCCGGACCGCGACCGCAAGAAATGGTGGCGCGAACAGGACGAACGGTCGGTTCTGCGGAAAGGTCCCAAAACCCGGCTTACTCCGGAAGCAGGACAGCCTCGATCCGACGGTTGA
- the dmlR_1 gene encoding D-malate degradation protein R has product MDRLTEMEAFATVVDQGGFTDAAKKMGISKSAVSKHVSSLEARLGARLLNRTTRRVSPTEIGLAYYDRARRVLNDAGEADALVTSMQSAPSGLLRISVATDFGVNHLSPVLSDFLNDFPDITVNMVLNNRYVELISEGFDMAIRIGELEDSSLRARKLTETTKRMIASPSYFQKHGRPMKIDELNEHKLLHYSNQSSGNVWKLTAPSGEKRQVRTAGWLSVNDGQSLLNAAISGLGIAYLPSYLYADAMKKGLVEDALPALPMETQGIYAVYPPGRFTQPKVRAFIDFLVQVFADKGPTDW; this is encoded by the coding sequence ATGGACCGACTGACCGAAATGGAGGCCTTTGCGACAGTCGTGGACCAGGGCGGGTTCACGGACGCGGCCAAGAAGATGGGCATTTCAAAATCCGCCGTCTCCAAGCATGTCTCTTCGCTTGAGGCGCGCCTGGGCGCGCGGCTGCTGAACCGCACGACGCGCCGGGTCAGCCCGACCGAGATCGGCCTGGCCTATTACGACCGCGCCCGCCGCGTGCTGAACGACGCGGGCGAGGCCGACGCGCTGGTCACCTCGATGCAATCGGCGCCTTCGGGGCTGCTCAGGATTTCGGTCGCGACGGATTTCGGGGTCAATCACCTGTCCCCGGTGCTGAGCGATTTCCTGAACGATTTCCCGGACATCACCGTCAACATGGTGCTGAACAACCGCTACGTGGAACTGATTTCCGAAGGGTTCGACATGGCCATCCGCATCGGCGAGCTGGAAGACAGTTCCCTGCGGGCCCGCAAGCTGACCGAGACCACCAAGCGGATGATCGCCTCGCCGTCGTACTTCCAGAAACACGGTCGGCCGATGAAGATCGACGAGCTGAACGAACACAAGCTGCTGCATTATTCGAACCAGTCGTCGGGCAATGTCTGGAAACTGACCGCGCCGTCGGGCGAAAAGCGCCAGGTGCGCACGGCCGGGTGGCTGTCGGTCAATGACGGGCAGTCGCTGCTGAATGCGGCGATTTCGGGGCTGGGGATCGCCTATCTGCCCAGCTACCTCTACGCCGACGCGATGAAGAAGGGCCTGGTCGAAGACGCCCTGCCCGCGCTGCCGATGGAAACCCAGGGCATCTATGCCGTCTATCCGCCGGGCCGCTTCACCCAGCCCAAGGTCCGCGCCTTCATCGATTTCCTGGTCCAGGTCTTCGCCGACAAGGGTCCGACCGACTGGTAG